Proteins encoded in a region of the Flammeovirga yaeyamensis genome:
- a CDS encoding ABC transporter permease/M1 family aminopeptidase — protein MFAEFFKKEVVSAFKQPMIYIFLFVVTLLCFGATASDKVMIGGAIGNIHSNSPTVVINFTLILSIFGILFATAFFNNAALRDFNSGFNEIMFSAPINKRDYFFGRFLGALLLSTVPLLGVALGILLGSIIGPIFDWTDPEKFGPTPWLAFLWSYFVIILPNMLISGAIIFGLSTQFRSTTISFVGAVIIFVGYIIGTTYSSDLENEQLAALIDIFGLSAINLETKYYTPVEKNTLIPAITSIISLNRIIWVGISFSIIGLFYKLFSFEVRKKIKKEKVAVVEKKIDFIKPKLNHQFTSKTDWVQFISFLKINFKNIMKSNTFKILLICSLIMILADLLEGYEYYGLQSYPVTYKILDSIGNNSGLFITIIIIFYSGELIWQSRETNINEVIDSTPHSSFLSLLANIIAIVGSICILYFINCFIGILYQLGNGFTNIKLDVYFIDFILLKLPEMITLTLVCTFIHVLINHKYIGYGASVLLLIGSNIIFSIMDIQSNMLKIASAPYIMYSDMNGFGPNVDAVIWFNMYWVFFGILLLLLGSLMWTRGTSNSFKYRLKNISNNLDTSYIGALGLVGLIWIGLAGNIYYNTKVLNSYKSSDENYEQQAEYEKKYKKYEGVAQPVLTDIHHNISIYPKEGNVYTVNNLTLKNKSKEAIDSLFFVVDEKWKVEFLISNAEESFFDEEIGFKKFALKKPLMPGDTLKMTIKSNFIQEGFQNGSASTKVVENGTFINNFDILPVFGYSNYFEISDKYKRREYNLPPRDRTPKLTEDNNHDLCFKNYLSRGNADWVNITTTISTSEDQIAIAPGSLTRKWKQNGRNYYNYEVDHISQAFASFVSARFEIAKKEWNGIDLEVYYIKEHEVNVPKMLSAMERSLKYYTENFGPYYHNQARIIEFPRYATFAQAFPGTMPYSEAFGFITNLEDEEENNIIDAVIAHEMAHQWWAHQEISADMQGSTMLTESFAEYSALMVMKQNNDDVKMKNFLKYNMNRYLRGRSVEQEKEMPLYKVENQGYIHYGKGSLIMYALQDYIGEDSVNATLKEFLTEFRYKEPPYPTSLDYLNLLENKVPDSLNYLVNDWFKEITLYDYRLTNAEMFEEDSIFTYVIDIEAKKFHSDSLGNEKEATLDDWVDVGLYADAEEKDLIYVERIKLDKNQTQIQIKSDKKAVKASVDPKRILIERIYDDNTAKINSKS, from the coding sequence ATGTTTGCAGAATTTTTTAAAAAAGAGGTTGTTAGTGCTTTCAAACAACCTATGATCTATATATTCTTATTTGTTGTGACCTTGCTTTGTTTCGGAGCAACTGCATCAGATAAAGTAATGATTGGAGGTGCTATAGGAAATATACATTCTAACTCCCCAACAGTAGTTATTAATTTCACTTTAATCTTAAGTATTTTCGGTATTCTGTTTGCCACTGCATTTTTTAATAATGCAGCTTTAAGAGACTTTAATAGCGGGTTTAACGAAATAATGTTTTCTGCTCCAATTAATAAAAGAGATTATTTCTTTGGACGTTTTTTAGGAGCTTTACTTCTCTCTACAGTACCTCTACTAGGTGTTGCCTTAGGTATTTTATTAGGCAGTATTATTGGACCAATTTTCGATTGGACCGATCCCGAAAAATTTGGACCTACACCTTGGTTAGCCTTCCTTTGGTCATATTTTGTGATCATTCTTCCAAATATGCTCATTTCTGGAGCCATCATTTTTGGATTATCTACTCAATTTAGATCAACAACTATTTCATTTGTTGGTGCCGTTATCATTTTTGTGGGGTACATTATTGGAACAACTTACAGCTCTGATTTAGAGAATGAACAATTGGCTGCATTGATCGATATTTTTGGTTTATCAGCCATCAACTTAGAAACGAAGTACTATACACCAGTTGAAAAGAATACATTAATTCCTGCTATAACATCAATTATAAGTTTGAACCGTATTATTTGGGTGGGTATCAGTTTCTCTATCATAGGACTGTTCTATAAACTTTTCTCTTTTGAAGTTAGAAAGAAAATTAAAAAAGAAAAGGTCGCTGTTGTTGAAAAGAAAATTGATTTCATCAAACCAAAACTTAATCATCAATTTACAAGTAAGACAGATTGGGTGCAATTCATTAGTTTTCTGAAAATCAATTTCAAGAATATCATGAAGAGCAACACTTTCAAAATCCTTTTAATTTGTAGCTTGATAATGATTCTTGCTGATTTATTAGAAGGATATGAATATTATGGTCTTCAATCCTATCCTGTAACTTATAAAATACTTGATTCTATAGGTAATAACTCTGGATTATTTATTACAATTATTATCATTTTCTATAGTGGAGAACTGATATGGCAAAGTAGAGAAACGAATATCAACGAAGTTATTGACTCTACCCCTCACTCTAGTTTTTTATCGTTATTGGCCAATATTATCGCTATCGTAGGCAGTATCTGTATACTATATTTCATCAATTGTTTCATAGGAATTCTATATCAATTAGGTAATGGATTTACCAACATCAAATTAGATGTTTATTTTATTGATTTTATTCTATTGAAGCTTCCAGAAATGATCACACTTACATTAGTGTGTACATTTATTCATGTGCTTATCAACCATAAATATATTGGTTATGGTGCCTCGGTACTCCTTTTGATAGGATCTAACATCATTTTCTCTATAATGGATATTCAATCCAATATGTTGAAAATTGCTTCTGCACCTTACATTATGTATTCAGATATGAACGGGTTTGGCCCCAATGTAGACGCAGTAATATGGTTTAATATGTATTGGGTATTTTTCGGAATACTTCTACTTTTATTGGGCAGTTTGATGTGGACAAGAGGCACCTCGAATTCATTTAAATATCGTCTTAAAAATATATCGAATAATCTAGATACTAGTTATATCGGAGCACTCGGTTTAGTTGGTTTAATATGGATCGGTTTGGCAGGTAACATTTACTACAACACCAAAGTATTGAACTCGTACAAATCCTCTGATGAGAATTACGAACAACAAGCAGAGTATGAGAAAAAGTATAAAAAATACGAAGGTGTTGCACAACCGGTGCTTACTGATATACATCATAATATCAGTATTTACCCTAAAGAAGGGAATGTATATACAGTCAACAATCTTACTTTAAAAAATAAGTCGAAAGAAGCAATTGATTCTCTATTCTTTGTCGTCGATGAAAAATGGAAGGTTGAATTTTTAATTAGCAATGCTGAAGAATCGTTTTTTGATGAAGAAATTGGGTTCAAGAAATTTGCATTGAAGAAACCACTAATGCCTGGTGATACATTAAAAATGACCATTAAATCTAATTTCATACAAGAAGGTTTTCAAAATGGATCTGCTAGTACAAAAGTAGTAGAGAATGGAACTTTTATTAATAATTTCGATATTCTCCCCGTTTTTGGTTACTCCAATTATTTTGAAATATCAGATAAATATAAAAGAAGAGAATACAACCTTCCACCTAGGGATAGAACACCAAAGCTTACAGAAGATAATAACCACGATTTGTGTTTTAAAAATTACTTATCGCGAGGAAATGCTGATTGGGTTAATATCACAACAACCATTTCCACTTCTGAAGATCAAATTGCCATCGCTCCAGGTTCTTTAACTAGAAAATGGAAACAGAATGGACGTAATTATTATAATTATGAGGTGGACCACATTTCACAAGCTTTTGCTTCTTTTGTCTCAGCTAGATTTGAGATTGCGAAGAAAGAGTGGAATGGAATCGACCTAGAGGTGTATTATATAAAGGAACACGAAGTAAATGTACCTAAGATGTTAAGTGCAATGGAGCGCTCCTTAAAGTATTATACAGAGAATTTTGGCCCATATTATCATAATCAAGCTAGAATTATTGAATTCCCAAGGTATGCCACTTTTGCACAAGCATTCCCTGGAACAATGCCTTATTCAGAAGCCTTTGGATTTATCACCAATTTAGAAGATGAAGAAGAAAACAATATCATAGATGCTGTTATTGCTCACGAAATGGCACATCAATGGTGGGCTCATCAAGAAATCAGTGCTGATATGCAAGGCTCTACTATGTTGACTGAATCTTTTGCAGAATATTCAGCTTTAATGGTGATGAAACAAAATAACGATGACGTCAAGATGAAAAATTTCTTGAAGTACAATATGAACCGTTATTTAAGAGGACGTTCAGTAGAACAAGAAAAGGAAATGCCATTGTACAAAGTGGAAAATCAAGGATACATTCACTACGGTAAAGGCTCATTGATAATGTATGCATTGCAAGATTATATTGGAGAGGATAGTGTGAATGCAACCTTAAAGGAATTTCTTACAGAATTTAGATATAAGGAACCTCCATATCCAACTTCTTTAGATTACTTAAACCTTCTAGAAAACAAAGTACCGGATTCTTTGAATTATCTAGTAAATGATTGGTTCAAGGAAATCACTTTATACGATTACCGCTTAACCAATGCCGAAATGTTTGAGGAAGATTCCATTTTCACATATGTGATAGATATTGAAGCCAAAAAATTTCATTCTGATTCTCTTGGAAATGAAAAAGAGGCTACATTAGATGATTGGGTAGATGTCGGTTTATATGCTGATGCAGAGGAGAAAGATCTTATTTATGTTGAACGCATAAAATTAGATAAGAATCAAACGCAAATTCAGATAAAATCAGATAAAAAAGCCGTTAAAGCCAGTGTTGATCCTAAACGTATTCTTATCGAAAGAATATATGATGACAACACAGCAAAAATCAATAGTAAAAGCTAA
- a CDS encoding porin — translation MKSHISLLLVMLFAMSSMSLYAQDNFENEEILIDSAALDLDQDGEGLIQQSLPKSWTDRIKVSGYIQARYNGLFETNPDLEVPQMDKNWGADKGISLRRVRLKVSGWLLDNVYMYMQADFAGAPSLRDAYMDVYFDHHRSTWIRVGQSKVPFGYENMQSSQFRMPLDRTDAINSALPNERDLMAVLYHTPQKVRKIYNYMKENNLKHSGNYGTFALGAFNGQGINTPDANDNLHVVGRASWPFQLANNQIIEVSAHAYTGKYILPNVTDGMMAEVSNNGKSELVEAAGYNFNDSRVGATFVYYPQPIGFQFEANYGVGPEYDAAENVIKEKNLFGFYGMVFAKINYDHHTFFPFVRYINYDGGKKFELDARSYKVDDWEIGVEWQPNRAFEFVAMYTIANRSYVDSKNPVNDQAGNLLRLQMQVNF, via the coding sequence ATGAAATCGCATATATCACTACTATTGGTGATGCTATTCGCTATGTCGTCTATGAGCTTATATGCTCAAGATAACTTTGAAAATGAAGAAATCCTGATTGATTCTGCAGCATTAGACTTAGATCAAGATGGTGAAGGACTTATTCAACAGTCATTGCCAAAAAGCTGGACTGATAGAATTAAAGTAAGTGGTTACATTCAAGCTCGTTACAACGGACTGTTTGAAACAAACCCTGATTTAGAAGTACCTCAAATGGATAAGAATTGGGGGGCTGATAAAGGTATATCTCTTAGACGTGTACGTCTTAAGGTTAGTGGATGGTTGTTAGACAATGTATACATGTACATGCAAGCTGATTTTGCTGGAGCACCATCTTTAAGAGACGCATACATGGATGTTTATTTCGATCATCATAGGTCAACATGGATTAGAGTTGGTCAGTCTAAAGTACCTTTCGGTTATGAAAACATGCAATCTTCTCAATTCCGTATGCCTCTAGACCGTACGGACGCTATTAACTCTGCATTGCCAAATGAACGTGATTTGATGGCAGTTTTATATCACACTCCTCAAAAAGTGAGAAAGATATATAACTATATGAAAGAAAATAACCTTAAGCACTCTGGAAACTATGGTACATTCGCGTTAGGTGCTTTTAACGGACAAGGTATTAATACGCCAGACGCTAACGATAACCTACATGTTGTTGGTAGAGCCTCATGGCCATTTCAATTAGCAAACAATCAGATTATTGAAGTTTCTGCTCATGCTTATACAGGTAAATATATCTTACCAAATGTAACAGATGGAATGATGGCAGAAGTGAGTAACAATGGTAAAAGTGAACTAGTTGAAGCAGCAGGTTATAATTTTAATGATTCAAGAGTAGGTGCTACATTTGTATACTACCCTCAACCAATTGGTTTCCAATTTGAAGCAAATTATGGTGTTGGACCAGAGTACGATGCTGCAGAGAATGTGATTAAGGAAAAGAACTTATTTGGTTTCTATGGGATGGTTTTCGCTAAAATCAATTACGATCATCATACATTCTTCCCTTTTGTTAGATACATTAATTATGATGGTGGTAAGAAGTTTGAATTAGACGCGAGAAGCTATAAGGTTGATGATTGGGAAATTGGTGTAGAGTGGCAACCAAATAGAGCGTTTGAATTTGTAGCAATGTACACTATTGCAAACAGATCGTATGTAGATTCTAAAAATCCAGTAAACGATCAAGCTGGTAACTTATTAAGATTACAAATGCAGGTGAATTTCTAA